A single window of Aspergillus puulaauensis MK2 DNA, chromosome 5, nearly complete sequence DNA harbors:
- the SEC63 gene encoding J domain-containing protein (COG:O;~EggNog:ENOG410PFF7;~InterPro:IPR014756,IPR004179,IPR001623,IPR036869, IPR035892,IPR027137;~PFAM:PF00226,PF02889;~TransMembrane:3 (o12-34i73-94o203-225i);~go_process: GO:0031204 - posttranslational protein targeting to membrane, translocation [Evidence IEA]): protein MSTDYTYDEQGQFFPFFVLTLTGLVTLPLTYNLLKPPKELENTAPRIRSDFKPEHEDLIDAQKRKRLRKERRIKRIVTVILGYAVMAYMVYLIIVTARTTTKLWDPYDILGVSRSADEKAISRHYKRLSLIYHPDKIRPDPAKNETIDILNERFVELTKAYKALTDEEVRNNYLQYGHPDGKQSFSIGIALPQFIVTEGNGKYVLLVYGALLGVLLPYIVGKWWYGSQRYTKERVYVASAGNIFREYKDEITDGAIVGALSSGNEFKEAIPASKAESGLAKLEKKVLAEDNKFLSDQDREVIRGLDDSSRRKALALLWAYLGRVELDDSTLNGEKFEVAPIALSLNEAFTAVSLAFGNLRPLLGSFRTSQSLIQAVAPGSSPLLQLPYFTNEVVQSVEGEDAKNHFTVQKFMKLPEDKRRSLTIGTGLLSEQQYASAISVAKQLPALQISKAWFKVMGEKVITPSSLVQLVVKARFIPPGSTNVPDASPADLEDIDPEEGDIDALMGRGPSRNRSVKMADSKDSANQKVQPPLANAPYLARDHSPRWQIFLADGKQGKIAVPPFTFTTFEKPLFDESGNPTYNVQTLKMQFQAPPQVGDFHFVMHMVCDSYLGLDSNLDITLHIDDPAKAAALEEEDDISEPDEDSIAGQMQALKTGQPPKKKTKKPSEESSDEESDTDGDEGETSDTNTETDVDD, encoded by the exons ATGTCGACGGATTATACCTACGATGAACAG GGTCAATTCTTCCCGTTCTTCGTACTGACCCTGACCGGCCTTGTCACCCTACCTCTGACATACAATCTTCTTAAACCACCCAAAG AACTCGAAAATACCGCTCCTCGGATACGGTCCGATTTCAAACCTGAACATGAAGACCTCATTGACGCTCAGAAGCGGAAACGTCTCCGCAAGGAGCGCCGCATCAAGCGCATCGTCACCGTCATCTTAGGCTACGCCGTCATGGCCTACATGGTCTACTTGATTATAGTCACCGCCAGGACGACTACCAAACTCTGGGATCCGTATGACATTTTGGGTGTCTCAAGG AGCGCCGACGAAAAAGCGATTTCCAGACATTACAAGCGACTTTCTCTTATCTACCACCCCGACAAGATCCGACCTGACCCTGCAAAGAACGAAACGATTGATATACTCAATGAGCGTTTCGTGGAACTCACCAAGGCCTACAAGGCTCTCACCGACGAAGAAGTGCGCAATAACTACCTCCAATATGGCCACCCGGATGGCAAACAGAGCTTCAGCATCGGTATCGCTCTCCCGCAATTCATAGTGACCGAAGGAAACGGCAAATATGTTCTCTTGGTTTATGGTGCTTTGCTTGGTGTACTGCTCCCATACATTGTCGGAAAATGGTGGTATGGCTCTCAGCGATACACCAAGGAAAGAGTTTACGTTGCTAGCGCGGGTAACATCTTCCGGGAATACAAGGATGAAATCACGGATGGCGCAATTGTCGGTGCTCTTTCTTCGGGTAATGAATTCAAGGAGGCAATCCCAGCGTCGAAGGCAGAGTCCGGGTTGGCGAAGCTCGAGAAAAAGGTTCTGGCCGAGGATAATAAATTCTTGTCTGATCAGGATCGGGAAGTGATCAGGGGTCTGGATGACTCCAGTAGGAGAAAGGCTCTGGCGTTGTTATGGGCTTATCTGGGCCGGGTTGAGTTGGATGACTCGACTCTTAACGGAG AAAAATTTGAAGTCGCACCAATTGCCCTGTCGTTGAACGAAGCGTTCACGGCCGTTTCTCTTGCCTTCGGCAAccttcgtcctcttctcgGATCCTTCCGCACGTCTCAAAGTCTCATCCAAGCTGTTGCGCCTGGCTCATCCCCTCTACTGCAACTGCCGTACTTCACAAATGAAGTTGTGCAATCAGTCGAAGGCGAAGATGCCAAGAACCATTTCACTGTTCAGAAGTTCATGAAGCTGCCAGAGGACAAGCGACGATCGCTCACAATCGGAACTGGTCTTTTGTCTGAACAGCAATATGCGTCCGCCATCTCTGTTGCAAAACAACTCCCTGCTCTCCAAATCTCCAAGGCGTGGTTCAAGGTCATGGGTGAGAAGGTGATCACACCCAGCAGTCTCGTTCAACTTGTTGTGAAGGCCCGATTCATTCCACCTGGCTCCACAAATGTCCCTGATGCAAGCCCTGCCGACCTCGAAGATATTGATCCCGAGGAAGGTGATATTGACGCTCTCATGGGCCGCGGGCCCTCGAGGAACCGGTCAGTTAAGATGGCAGATAGCAAAGACAGCGCCAACCAGAAGGTCCAGCCGCCTCTCGCCAATGCGCCATACCTTGCCCGTGACCACTCCCCACGATGGCAGATTTTCCTTGCCGATGGAAAGCAGGGAAAGATTGCTGTGCCTCCGTTCACCTTTACCACCTTTGAGAAGCCCCTATTCGACGAGTCTGGTAACCCTACCTACAACGTTCAAACCCTCAAGATGCAGTTCCAAGCACCTCCCCAGGTTGGCGACTTCCACTTCGTTATGCACATGGTTTGCGATAGTTACCTAGGCCTCGACTCCAATCTCGACATCACGCTCCACATTGATGACCCTGCCAAGGCAGCcgccctggaggaggaagacgatatTAGTGAACCCGATGAGG ACTCAATAGCTGGCCAGATGCAGGCTCTGAAGACCGGCCAAccaccgaagaagaagacgaagaagccgtcAGAGGAATCCAGCGATGAGGAGAGTGACAccgacggcgatgaaggAGAAACCAGCGACACTAATACCGAAACTGACGTTGATGATTAA
- a CDS encoding Zn(II)2Cys6 transcription factor domain-containing protein (COG:K;~EggNog:ENOG410PXAE;~InterPro:IPR036864,IPR001138;~PFAM:PF00172;~go_function: GO:0000981 - DNA-binding transcription factor activity, RNA polymerase II-specific [Evidence IEA];~go_function: GO:0008270 - zinc ion binding [Evidence IEA];~go_process: GO:0006355 - regulation of transcription, DNA-templated [Evidence IEA]): protein MISHFPQLISSSSQNQPFPLIWNNAQFLVNKELASILPGLNRSNQPLSSFDCAGLTISNTMSSRQPKLRPKSHIPGLSDSLCDLSTMSSPLQFESRVALNDEKNDQRVFRVKRKHVLKACDRCRIKKTKCDGKQPCNRCSSYNHPCLFREKKATQTKVYSRGFVEMLESHHSLVVKALQRVYKLCSDKEGFPGEPLAVTSDGYPLTHAILDRLGLIKQAEDTSQAADEESEDLRYLRVLSSSTDCCATADPSPEPATPPDPAPSSSSPVQLSPGGHGPVKWEFQPEQYQTYPRTNYQIPMPHPALGTPTLANESECPTTAPSPVGAGLANPYLYYTDGGCNPEPTDSNLQPIVATGPSAIAAAISAGLPVGIAENYSLTMSDHQPIYPTPLTPAWVYPCE, encoded by the exons ATGATATCTCACTTCCCTCAACTTATCTCTTCTTCGAGTCAAAATCAACCATTCCCCCTCATTTGGAACAACGCGCAGTTTCTAGTTAATAAGGAGCTCGCCAGCATATTGCCTGGTTTGAATCGGTCAAATCAACCGCTGAGCTCTTTCGATTGTGCTGGTTTAACTATATCCAACACAATGTCATCAAGACAACCTAAACTACGTCCCAAGTCACATATACCGGGGCTTTCAGATTCTCTATGTGACCTTTCTACCATGTCATCTCCGTTGCAGTTTGAATCCCGTGTGGCATTGAATGACGAAAAGAATGATCAACGCGTTTTCCGGGTGAAGAGGAAACATGTTCTCAAGGCGTGCGATCGTTGCAGAATTAAAAAGACGAAG TGTGATGGGAAACAGCCATGCAATCGTTGTTCTTCATATAACCACCCCTGCTTATTCCGGGAGAAAAAGGCTACTCAGACAAAGGTTTACTCTCGAGG ATTCGTTGAGATGTTGGAGTCGCACCACTCGCTCGTTGTCAAAGCACTTCAAAGAGTTTACAAGCTGTGTTCTGACAAGGAAGGATTTCCAGGCGAGCCTCTTGCAGTGACCTCCGATGGGTATCCCCTGACGCATGCCATCCTCGACCGCTTAGGGCTGATAAAACAAGCCGAAGATACCTCTCAAGCTGCAGACGAAGAGAGCGAAGACCTTCGGTACCTACGTGTCCTGTCAAGCTCAACCGACTGTTGCGCAACTGCCGACCCATCACCAGAGCCTGCTACGCCTCCGGACCCTGCACCCAGCTCATCTAGTCCCGTTCAACTATCACCAGGAGGACACGGGCCCGTCAAGTGGGAGTTTCAGCCCGAGCAATATCAGACCTACCCACGAACCAATTATCAGATTCCGATGCCACACCCAGCTCTGGGGACACCGACCCTCGCCAACGAATCCGAatgcccaacaacagcacctTCTCCTGTCGGCGCGGGCCTTGCAAATCCATATCTTTACTATACCGACGGCGGTTGCAACCCCGAACCCACGGACAGCAATCTTCAACCTATAGTCGCCACAGGCCCGTCAGCCATTGCAGCAGCAATCTCAGCTGGTCTGCCAGTTGGTATAGCCGAGAATTATAGCCTTACTATGTCTGATCACCAACCCATCTACCCGACACCCTTAACACCTGCGTGGGTATATCCTTGTGAATAA